The following proteins come from a genomic window of Anabas testudineus chromosome 3, fAnaTes1.2, whole genome shotgun sequence:
- the LOC113174351 gene encoding ras-related protein Rab-11A, with product MGTRDDEYDYLFKVVLIGDSGVGKSNLLSRFTRNEFNLESKSTIGVEFATRSIQVDGKTVKAQIWDTAGQERYRAITSAYYRGAVGALLVYDIAKHLTYENVERWLKELRDHADSNIVIMLVGNKSDLRHLRAVPTDEARAFAEKNGLSFLETSALDSTNVETAFQTILTEIYRIVSQKQMSERQESDMSPSNNVVNIQVQPTENKPKMQCCQNI from the exons ATGGGCACTAGAGATGACGAGTATGACTATTTGTTCAAAG TTGTCCTTATCGGTGACTCGGGTGTGGGGAAGAGTAACCTGCTGTCCCGTTTCACCCGCAATGAGTTCAACCTGGAGAGCAAGAGCACCATCGGGGTGGAGTTTGCTACACGCAGCATCCAAGTGGACGGCAAGACGGTGAAGGCTCAAATCTGGGATACAGCTGGCCAGGAGCGCTACCGTGCCATCACATCAGC GTACTACCGTGGGGCAGTAGGGGCTCTCCTGGTCTATGACATTGCTAAGCATCTAACTTATGAGAATGTGGAGCGTTGGCTGAAGGAGCTGAGAGATCACGCCGACAGCAACATTGTCATCATGCTGGTGGGCAACAAGAGCGACCTGCGTCATCTCCGGGCTGTTCCCACTGACGAGGCACGGGCTTTTGCTG AGAAGAATGGTTTATCTTTTCTGGAGACATCGGCTCTGGATTCCACCAACGTTGAGACGGCTTTCCAGACCATTCTGACAg AGATCTACCGCATAGTCTCCCAGAAGCAGATGTCTGAACGTCAGGAGAGCGACATGTCCCCGAGCAACAACGTGGTCAACATCCAGGTGCAGCCCACTGAGAACAAACCAAAGATGCAGTGCTGTCAGAACATCTAG